Proteins co-encoded in one Pocillopora verrucosa isolate sample1 chromosome 1, ASM3666991v2, whole genome shotgun sequence genomic window:
- the LOC131786322 gene encoding LOW QUALITY PROTEIN: methylated-DNA--protein-cysteine methyltransferase-like (The sequence of the model RefSeq protein was modified relative to this genomic sequence to represent the inferred CDS: substituted 1 base at 1 genomic stop codon), which translates to MQQVAFFEXPVGAYEIKADDDGITSINLKGEKLEATEENKKLDPNSRSTRHLQECIAWMNAYFSSSPMQKVKVPSLNVQEYEISKPFCCKVWKILTDRVKPGETVTYGELANMAGNPKGARAVGMAMRTNPIPIIVPCHRVVKSGGGLGNYSSYNGVVTKKWLLQHEKAII; encoded by the coding sequence ATGCAACAAGTCGCTTTTTTTGAATAGCCAGTAGGTGCTTACGAGATCAAGGCCGACGATGATGGTATCACAAGCATTAATCTGAAAGGAGAAAAGCTAGAGGCAACCGAAGAAAACAAGAAACTGGACCCCAACAGTCGCTCCACTCGACACCTCCAGGAATGCATTGCTTGGATGAATGCATATTTCTCCAGTTCTCCTATGCAGAAAGTTAAGGTGCCGTCTCTGAACGTCCAAGAGTATGAAATTAGCAAGCCATTTTGCTGCAAAGTGTGGAAGATTCTTACGGATCGGGTGAAGCCAGGAGAGACAGTGACTTATGGAGAACTTGCCAATATGGCGGGCAATCCTAAGGGTGCAAGGGCTGTTGGAATGGCGATGAGGACCAATCCCATCCCTATTATCGTACCTTGCCACAGAGTTGTCAAAAGTGGAGGCGGTCTTGGAAATTATAGCTCATATAATGGCGTTGTCACTAAGAAATGGCTTCTTCAACACGAGAAGGCCAtcatttaa